GGGGATTCCCTGAAAATATTCGAATGCCAGTTCATGTGCATAATTTGCTGTCTCTGTAGTAAATGGCATTCGTTGACAGTAAACAAACTTTTGTCGGGAACGGGAAAGTACCATTGTAAAAAAGTAAATTTTAACCCTGCCACTTCCACTGCTAAGCATGCGGTATGATCCAAAATCTACCTGTGCCTCTTCTCCGTATTCTGTTTCAGGAAGCTTCTCGTACTGCCGTGGAAGTTTTTCTTTATACTTGGGTATATTTTGCTCCTTTCTTACGGTTTGAACAAAATTATAGACTGTTTTGCTGCTTACATCCGGCAGATCGGAATAATGTTCTTTTAATCTATCTTCAACCTGGGCTGCTGATAAATAGGGTGCACCTTCCAATAATTCTTTCACAAAATTATAATACCCATTTAGCTTTTTGGGCATTCTGCGAGGTGTACTGATCCATGATAAAAACTGAGCTTCACTCATTAAAAGATATTTGCGTACAGTTCCTCTGTCGATACCTAACTCTAATTTGATTTGACTTTGATTTAGTCCTTCTGCTGATAATTCTTTAACTTTGTACCACATAAAAACTTTTTTGTTTTTATTCATAGTCTTCATTTTTTTTTGGTTCGCAACCTAAAGATGAAGGCTATTTTTGTTTTTGCAAGTGATGATTTTCAATTGCGAAAAATTGATGGTACAAATTTTCTATTTACATTCAACACTCCGCTTACTTTTGAAACGGCCACTTGTACCGGACTTATTTCGGGGAAGGGTATTTCGTTTGGAGATGTAGTTGCTGATGAAGAACCAGTTGCTGAACCAATAATTACATTTGGTTCTCCCTGAACAATTTGTCCGCCATGCGCTGTCATGCTGCCAACAGTTGCCACGGGAACTCCATTGATTAATACTCCTGCCTCTCCTTGAACAATCGTATCGGGAGGACCCGAACAAACACACATGTCGCCCATCAAGGCAACTGGTTTTCCGTTTACAAGTACATTGGGTGAACCGGGTCCGATTACCGGGCCTCCCACATGCGGAACTGTTCCGCTACACATGGGGCAAACGTGCATGCTGCCTACTGTTGCTATTGGTTTTCCTGCCATAGTTTAATTTGTTTTAAGTTATTGTTAATCTATGCGCCTCGGTTTTGCCTTGGTGCCAACTCCTTTATAAGCCCAATTAATGTCGTTTACAACATCAAATAAGACTAGTAAGCTTAGTAAAGTGTAATTTTGCACATAAATTTACAAAACAATAATTGTGGAACAATAAAATTTAAATGATATTTTACAGGCAATTATGTATTAACAAATAATAATTTAATATTTACTTGTTTACTACTGTGGGTATATTTTAAGGAAGAATATTTTACTTATCCGCGAAAGCGAGGAAGAAATTGATTTTTAAACTAATTAATAGGTAGGAAGTGTTTGTTATGCGTTTAATATTTCTAAATTATTGGTAATTACAATTGGCTTAAATTTTGGCTTGTTTTGTGGGAATTGCAAAAAAAATATCAATTTGTTATTGTATTCATAACAAATTGATATTTATTCTTGTTTTCGATTTTTTCTTATCCTTTTATGTCGATATCTTTTGTATCGATAAGCTTTACTCTTTTGCCCATTTTTTTCTGAATTACTCTAAAGTGATGTTCATCATTGGCGGTAACAAATGCGATTGCTTCGCCTGGCGATTCGGCTCTTCCGGTTCTACCAATTCTATGAATATAATCTTTAGGCGAACGAGGTAAATCGTAGTTCACAACATAAGGCAAAAACTCTATATCTATTCCTCTGGTTAGCAAATCGGTGGCAACTAAAACGCGAAGTTTTCCTGTTTTAAACTTTCGCAGATTTTCGGTTCTGGCACCCTGACTTTTCTTGCTATGTGTGCTTGTTGCCTGAATTCCGTTCTTACTTAGTTTATAGGCAACCGCATCGGCTCTGTGTGCCGAAGAGGTAAATACGAGTACTTGCTTTAAATTATTCTGTCTAATAAGCTGGCGCAAAAATGGACCTTTTTTCTCTTCGGCTATAGAATAGGCAATCTGATCGATTAAATCGATACTATCGACCTTAGCTTCTATTTTTATTATCAAAGGATCTTTTAAAAGAACCTGCTTTACATCATCTACATTTTTACTAAGAGTTGCCGAGAATAGCAAATTCTGACGTTTTTTAGGCAGAAGTGCAAAAATACGATTCATTTCGTCGGCAAAACCCATGTTTAACATCTTGTCGGCTTCGTCTAAAACCAAACATTCAATTTCTGATAAATGCACTGCATTCGAATCTTCTAACTCTAATAAGCGTCCAGGAGTTGCAATTAAAACACTTACATTTTGCATTGCTTTCATCTGCGGATTAATAGAGACTCCTCCATGCACTGCCAGACATTTTACCGGCTCGGAAAGTGCCTGTGAAAATTGCTGAAATACTTC
This genomic interval from uncultured Marinifilum sp. contains the following:
- a CDS encoding DEAD/DEAH box helicase, with the protein product MSFSSLGLPQSLQKALQNQKYAEAYPIQKEAIPAILKKKDVLGIAQTGSGKTASYVLPVLTNLQGGHISKNRHIKTLVLVPTRELALQVFEVFQQFSQALSEPVKCLAVHGGVSINPQMKAMQNVSVLIATPGRLLELEDSNAVHLSEIECLVLDEADKMLNMGFADEMNRIFALLPKKRQNLLFSATLSKNVDDVKQVLLKDPLIIKIEAKVDSIDLIDQIAYSIAEEKKGPFLRQLIRQNNLKQVLVFTSSAHRADAVAYKLSKNGIQATSTHSKKSQGARTENLRKFKTGKLRVLVATDLLTRGIDIEFLPYVVNYDLPRSPKDYIHRIGRTGRAESPGEAIAFVTANDEHHFRVIQKKMGKRVKLIDTKDIDIKG
- a CDS encoding PAAR domain-containing protein, with the protein product MAGKPIATVGSMHVCPMCSGTVPHVGGPVIGPGSPNVLVNGKPVALMGDMCVCSGPPDTIVQGEAGVLINGVPVATVGSMTAHGGQIVQGEPNVIIGSATGSSSATTSPNEIPFPEISPVQVAVSKVSGVLNVNRKFVPSIFRN